Below is a genomic region from Candidatus Methylomirabilota bacterium.
TTCTTGGCCACGCCCATGGAGAGCTGAAACCGGAGGTTGAACAGCTCCTCGGTCAGCTCCTTGACCTTCTGGTCCAGGTCTTCGCCGCTTATCTCGCGCCAGCTCGCCGCCTTCATTATGTTCTGGGGAGGAGCGACCGCCGCTCCCTCTGAGGGTTGGCTCGGCTCGCCTTCGGCTGCGCCTCACACCGCAATCCCCAGACCTCGATCCGGCCCGTGCCCCGCGAACTCTGTTCGGCAGTCATTTCCATGTCTCTTGTCATCCCTGATCGCGTTGTTAGAGTGCCCGGGTGCGGGACACGAACTTGGTCTTGATGCCGATCTTCTGGGCCGCGAGCCGGAAGCCCTCGCGCGCCGCCGCCTCGTCCACCCCTTCCATCTCGTACATGATGCGTCCCGGCTTCACCACGGCGACCCAGAACTCCGGGTTGCCCTTGCCCTTGCCCATCCGCGTCTCGGCCGGCTTCTTGGTCACCGGCTTGTCCGGGAAGATCCGTATGAAGATCTTGCCTCCCCGCTTGACGCTGCGGGCGAGGGAGACGCGCGCGGCCTCGATCTGGCGGTTGGTCACCCACCCGGGCTCGAGGGCCTTGAGCCCGTAGTCGCCGAAGGCGAGCGTGGAGCCGCGCTGCGCCTTGCCCCTCATGCGGCCGCGCTGGGCCTTGCGGTACTTGACGCGCTTGGGCATCAGCATGGCTGCTTACGCCTCCGCCGCCTGACGCTGCGCGGGCAGCACCTCGCCCTTGAAGATCCAGACCTTCACGCCGATCACCCCGTACGTCGTGTGGGCCTCGGCGAGGCCGTAGTCGATGTCGGCCCGGATCGTGTGCAGCGGTACCCGCCCGTCGCGATACCACTCGCGCCGCGCGATCTCGGAGCCGCCCAGGCGCCCCGAGCAGGCGATCCTGATGCCATCCGCGCCCAGCCGGAGCGCCGACGTCACCGCCTTCTTCATCGCCCGGCGGAACGCGACGCGCTTCTGCAGCTGCAGCGCCACGTTCTCGGCCACCAGCTGCGCGTCCAGCTCCGGGTGGACCACCTCTTCGATGTTGAGGTAGACCTCCTTGGCGGTGCGCGACTGGATCTCGTTCTTGAGCTTCTCCACCTCCGCGCCCTTGCGGCCGATGATGATGCCGGGCCGCGCTGTGAAGATGGAGATGCGGGCCCGGTTGGCCGAGCGCTCGATGTCGATCCGCGAGATCCCCGCGTGATAGAGCGAGGACTTGATGAACCGGCGGATCTTGACGTCCTCGTGCAGGAGCTCCGCGTACCCCTTGGTGGCGAACCACCGGGAGCTCCACGTGCGCGTGGCGCCCAGCCTGAACCCGATCGGATGCGTCTTCTGCCCCATGGCTACCTCTGGGCGGCCCGCGAGGGGCGCGCCGTCTCGTCGGAAAGCTCGATCGTGAGATGGCTGGTGCGGTGCTTGATGAAGAAGGCCCGCCCCATCGCCCGAGGCGAGACGCGCTTCATCGACGGGCCGCCGTCGGCCGTAGCCTTGACGACCCGAAGGTCGTCGAGGTCCCGCACCTGGTGGTTGTGCTCCGCGTTGGCGATGGCCGAGCGCAGCACCTTTTCGATGAGCCGGGCGGCCGCCTTGGGAGTGAACTCCAGCAGCGCCAGAGCCTCGCCCGCCGACTTGCCCCGGATGTGATCGAGGACCAGCCTGGCCTTGGAGGCCGGGACGCGGATGTAGCGCGCGGTGGCTCGGGTCTTCATGGCGTGCTCAGGATTTCCCCGTCGGCGACACGGTGGCCTTCTCGGCCTGCCCGTGCGCCCTGAACGTACGCGTCAGGGCGAACTCGCCCAGCCGGTGGCCCACCATGTTCTCGGTGATGTAGACCGGGATAAACTTCCGGCCGTTGTGCACGGCCAGCGTGTGACCCACGAACTCCGGCACGATGGTGGAGCGCCGCGACCAGGTCTTCAACACCTTCTTCTGGCGCTGGCGGTTGAGCTCCTCCACCCGCTTCTCCAGCCTCTCCTCGATGTACGGCCCCTTCCTGGTAGAGCGTCCCATAGGTCTCGGCTCCTACTTCGTCCGGCGCGTCACGATGTAGCGGTCCGACGGGCGCGCGCCGCGCCGCGTCTTGTACCCCTTGGTCGGCTTGCCCCACGGGGTCATCGGGTGATTGCCCTTGCCCTTGCCTTCGCCGCCACCCATGGGGTGGTCGACGGGGTTCATCACGGTTCCGCGGACGGTGGGCCTGAAGCCCTTCCAGCGCGTGCGCCCGGCCTTGCCGACGGACACGTTCTCGTGGTCCAGGTTGCCGACTTGTCCCACCGTCGCCATGCACTCGAGCTTGACCTGACGCACCTCGCCCGAGGGCAGCTTGAGGTTGGCGTGGTCGCCCTCCTTGGCCAGGAGCTGGGCGAGCGTGCCGGCGCTCCTGCAGAGCTGGCCGCCCTTGCCCGGCTGGAGCTCCACGTTGTGCACGAAGGTGCCGAGCGGGATGTTTCTGATCGGCAGGGCGTTGCCCGGCAGGATGTCGGCCTGGGGGCCCGACATGATGACGTCACCGGGCTTGAGCCCGAGCGGGGCGATGATGTAGCGCTTCTCGCCGTCCTTGTAGTGCAGGAGCGCGATGCGCGCCGAGCGACCCGGGTCATACTCGATCCCCTTGACCACCGCCGGGATACCGACCTTGTCGCGCCGGAAGTCGACGTCGCGCAGCATGCGCTTGTGCCCGCCGCCGCGGTGGCGGACGGTGATGCGCCCGTAGACGTTCCGCCCGCTCGTCCGCTTCTTGGGCGACAGGAGGCTCTTCTCCGGCGTCTTCTTCGTGATCTCCTCGTTGGTGAGGAGCGTCATGTAGCGCCGAGCCGGCGAGGTGGGCTTGAGTGTCCGGATTCCCATGGTCCTAGGCTCCCTCGACCAGATCGATCTTGTGGCCGGGCGCGAGCGTCACGACCGCCTTCTTCCAGGCCGGGCGGCGACCCTCGAACTTGCCCATGCGCTTCCACTTGCCCTCGTGAGAGGCCGTGCGCACGGTCGCGACCTTGACGTTGAAGACCTTCTCGACGGCTTGGCGGATCTCGACCTTGTTGGCGTCGACCGACACCTGGAAGGTGATCGCGTTGAGCTCTTCCTTCCGCTGCATGCTCTTCTCGGTCATCAGCGGCTTGACCAGCACGTTCCGGGGATCGCGGTTCATGCCAACGCCTCCTGGAGCGACAACAGCGCCGCCTTCTCGAACAGCACGCGGTCGTTGCGCAGAACCTGGTAGACGGAGGCATGGGTCGGCGTCTCGACCGACAGCCACGGCAGGTTCCGCGCCGCGCGGTTGAGGCTTTCCGTGCGCTCCGAGACCACGAGGAGCGTGGGCCCCTCGGGCAGCCCCAGGCGCTTGAGCCGGGTCGTCAGTGCCTTCGTCTTGGCCTCCGCCAGGCCGAGCTGGTCGACCACGGACACCTCGCCCGAGGCGATCTTGGCCGCCAGCGCCTCTCGCAAAGCCGCGCGCCGCATTTCGGTCGGCATCTTCTTGTCGTACTTCCGGGGCGTGGGGCCGAAGGGCTTGCCGCCTCCCTTCCACTGGGTGGCGCGGATCGAGCCCTGGCGGGCCCGGCCCGTGCCCTTCTGCTTCCACGGCTTCCTGCCGCCGCCCGAGACCTCGCTGCGCCCCTTGGTGTCGTGAGTGCCCGCGCGCCGCGCCGCCAGCTCCTTCACGACCGCCTGGTGCAGCAGCGGGACGCGGACCGGGCCCGCAAACACGTCGGCGGACAGCTCGAGCTGCTGCAGCGCCTTGCCCGTCGCGTCGAGCACTGGAACGGTCGGCATGCTACGTGGCCTCTTTGGTTTTCTGCTGCTGCGCCTTGGTCTGCTTCACGCTCTTGCGCACCACCAGGAGCGTCCCGGTGTGTCCCGGCACCGCGCCTCTCAATAGAATTAGGTTCTGCTCGGGGATGACGCGCACGACCGGCAGGTTCAGCACGGTGCGGCGGTCGCCGCCCATGCGTCCCGGGAGCTTGTGGCCTGGCCAGACGCGAGAAGGATCGGACGACGCCCCGATGGAGCCCGGCGCCCGGTGAAACATCGAGCCGTGGCTCTGGTCACCGCCGGACCAGCCGTGGCGCTTCACGCCGCCCTGGAAGCCCTTGCCCTTGGTCACGCCCACCACGTCCACGAACTCCCCGGGCACGAACAGCTCGACCGTCAGCGTCTGGCCCGGCTGGTAGGCGGCGACGGCCTCGCTCTTCTGCAGCCGCATCTCGCGCAGCACCTTCATCGGCGTGTCCACGCCGGCCTTCTTGTAGTGGCCCGCCATGGGCTTGGTGACGTTCTTCTTCGCGGGCTCGAAGCCGATCTGGAGCGCGTCGTAGCCGTGGGTCGCCTTCGTGCGCACCCCCACTACCGTGCAGGGCCCGGCCTCGACCACGGTGACCGGGATCATGCTCCCGTCGTCGCCGAAGACCTGGGTCATGCCCCTCTTCCGGCCGATCAGCCCTTCCTTCATCGCCATGGCGGGACTATGACCTCGTGAGTGTGGCGAGGACGGTCCAGATGCAAGGCGGCACGTTGGCGACGACTGAGGCGTACGCATTTGTACGCCGCAGGGAGGAGCCAGCGTGCCAACGCCGCAGATGGGCCGTCATCGGCGCGCTCACAGCTTGATTTCCACGTCGACGCCGCTGGGCAGATCCAGCTTCATGAGGGCGTCGACCGTTTGCGGCGTCGGGTCCAGGATGTCGAGCAGGCGCTTATGGGTCCGCATCTCGAACTGCTCCCGGGATGTCTTGTCCACGTGGGGCGAGCGCAGGACCGTCCAGCGATTGATCATGGTCGGCAGCAGCACCGGGCCGGTGACACGGGCGCCCGTGCGGCGCACGGTCTCCACGATCTCCTTCATCGAGCGGTCCAGGAGGTTGTGGTCGTACGCC
It encodes:
- the rpmC gene encoding 50S ribosomal protein L29; this translates as MKAASWREISGEDLDQKVKELTEELFNLRFQLSMGVAKNPARVQQVRRDLARAKTILRERQLKSAS
- the rplP gene encoding 50S ribosomal protein L16, coding for MLMPKRVKYRKAQRGRMRGKAQRGSTLAFGDYGLKALEPGWVTNRQIEAARVSLARSVKRGGKIFIRIFPDKPVTKKPAETRMGKGKGNPEFWVAVVKPGRIMYEMEGVDEAAAREGFRLAAQKIGIKTKFVSRTRAL
- the rpsC gene encoding 30S ribosomal protein S3, translated to MGQKTHPIGFRLGATRTWSSRWFATKGYAELLHEDVKIRRFIKSSLYHAGISRIDIERSANRARISIFTARPGIIIGRKGAEVEKLKNEIQSRTAKEVYLNIEEVVHPELDAQLVAENVALQLQKRVAFRRAMKKAVTSALRLGADGIRIACSGRLGGSEIARREWYRDGRVPLHTIRADIDYGLAEAHTTYGVIGVKVWIFKGEVLPAQRQAAEA
- the rplV gene encoding 50S ribosomal protein L22 translates to MKTRATARYIRVPASKARLVLDHIRGKSAGEALALLEFTPKAAARLIEKVLRSAIANAEHNHQVRDLDDLRVVKATADGGPSMKRVSPRAMGRAFFIKHRTSHLTIELSDETARPSRAAQR
- the rpsS gene encoding 30S ribosomal protein S19; this encodes MGRSTRKGPYIEERLEKRVEELNRQRQKKVLKTWSRRSTIVPEFVGHTLAVHNGRKFIPVYITENMVGHRLGEFALTRTFRAHGQAEKATVSPTGKS
- the rplB gene encoding 50S ribosomal protein L2 — its product is MGIRTLKPTSPARRYMTLLTNEEITKKTPEKSLLSPKKRTSGRNVYGRITVRHRGGGHKRMLRDVDFRRDKVGIPAVVKGIEYDPGRSARIALLHYKDGEKRYIIAPLGLKPGDVIMSGPQADILPGNALPIRNIPLGTFVHNVELQPGKGGQLCRSAGTLAQLLAKEGDHANLKLPSGEVRQVKLECMATVGQVGNLDHENVSVGKAGRTRWKGFRPTVRGTVMNPVDHPMGGGEGKGKGNHPMTPWGKPTKGYKTRRGARPSDRYIVTRRTK
- the rplW gene encoding 50S ribosomal protein L23; the protein is MNRDPRNVLVKPLMTEKSMQRKEELNAITFQVSVDANKVEIRQAVEKVFNVKVATVRTASHEGKWKRMGKFEGRRPAWKKAVVTLAPGHKIDLVEGA
- the rplD gene encoding 50S ribosomal protein L4 is translated as MPTVPVLDATGKALQQLELSADVFAGPVRVPLLHQAVVKELAARRAGTHDTKGRSEVSGGGRKPWKQKGTGRARQGSIRATQWKGGGKPFGPTPRKYDKKMPTEMRRAALREALAAKIASGEVSVVDQLGLAEAKTKALTTRLKRLGLPEGPTLLVVSERTESLNRAARNLPWLSVETPTHASVYQVLRNDRVLFEKAALLSLQEALA
- the rplC gene encoding 50S ribosomal protein L3, with product MKEGLIGRKRGMTQVFGDDGSMIPVTVVEAGPCTVVGVRTKATHGYDALQIGFEPAKKNVTKPMAGHYKKAGVDTPMKVLREMRLQKSEAVAAYQPGQTLTVELFVPGEFVDVVGVTKGKGFQGGVKRHGWSGGDQSHGSMFHRAPGSIGASSDPSRVWPGHKLPGRMGGDRRTVLNLPVVRVIPEQNLILLRGAVPGHTGTLLVVRKSVKQTKAQQQKTKEAT
- the rpsJ gene encoding 30S ribosomal protein S10; translation: MVTVSADQKIRIRLKAYDHNLLDRSMKEIVETVRRTGARVTGPVLLPTMINRWTVLRSPHVDKTSREQFEMRTHKRLLDILDPTPQTVDALMKLDLPSGVDVEIKL